A genome region from Polyodon spathula isolate WHYD16114869_AA chromosome 19, ASM1765450v1, whole genome shotgun sequence includes the following:
- the LOC121294556 gene encoding gonadotropin-releasing hormone II receptor-like, protein MTAFIPIFQAMTESPVSCNHTQNIVTLVVTVSATNSSEPWKEPSFTAAAKLRVVLTFCFFLFAGYSNSAVLYSVARKGTKSHIRILILSLTIADLMITFIVMPLDTIWNITVQWYAGEVPCKVLNFLKLFAMYSSALVLVVISLDRHTAILYPFSFTGASHRNKVMLAVAWTASILLASPQLFLFRLRTAEGVNFTQCIASGSFNERWKETLYNMFTFVTLYVTPLSVMIFCYARILWEIGRQVNHGKALTRSKNDHISKARLKTLKMTIVIVASFIVCWTPYYLLGLWYWFQPNMIEEMPEYIHHSLFLFGLLHTCSDPIIYGLYTPCFREDMRMCCHSVTRHKLARRPRSVTRLHVNGDNMGCAVSNGTALQTVF, encoded by the exons ATGACTGCCTTTATTCCCATTTTTCAGGCGATGACAGAGTCTCCAGTCTCATGCAATCACACACAGAATATTGTGACTTTAGTTGTCACAGTCTCCGCCACCAACTCCTCTGAACCCTGGAAGGAGCCCTCCTTCACAGCAGCGGCCAAACTCCGTGTCGTGCTCACCTTCTGCTTCTTCCTCTTCGCTGGGTACAGTAACTCTGCGGTGCTCTACAGTGTCGCTCGCAAAGGAACAAAGTCCCACATCCGCATCCTGATCCTCAGCCTCACCATCGCTGACCTGATGATCACCTTCATCGTGATGCCACTGGACACAATCTGGAATATTACAGTCCAGTGGTATGCAGGGGAGGTACCCTGCAAAGTGCTCAACTTCCTGAAGCTCTTTGCCATGTATTCCTCCGCCCTGGTGCTTGTGGTCATCAGCTTGGATCGACACACAGCCATCCTGTATCCTTTCAGCTTCACTGGAGCCAGTCACCGGAACAAGGTCATGCTTGCTGTTGCTTGGACAGCCAGCATTCTCCTGGCCTCACCACAG CTGTTTCTATTTCGACTGCGCACGGCTGAAGGGGTGAATTTCACGCAGTGCATTGCGTCGGGCAGTTTTAACGAGCGCTGGAAGGAGACGCTGTACAACATGTTCACCTTCGTCACCCTGTACGTGACCCCGCTGAGCGTAATGATCTTCTGTTACGCCAGAATCCTGTGGGAGATTGGCCGGCAAGTGAACCATGGCAAAG ctctaacaagAAGCAAAAATGACCACATCTCCAAAGCGAGACTGAAAACTCTCAAAATGACGATCGTGATTGTGGCCTCCTTCATTGTGTGCTGGACCCCGTATTACCTCCTGGGGCTCTGGTACTGGTTCCAGCCCAACATGATTGAGGAAATGCCAGAGTACATCCATCACTCCCTGTTCTTGTTTGGCCTGCTCCACACCTGCTCTGACCCCATCATCTACGGCCTCTACACGCCCTGCTTCAGGGAGGATATGCGAATGTGTTGCCATAGCGTAACGAGACACAAGCTGGCACGGAGACCCAGGTCTGTCACCCGGCTCCATGTAAATGGTGACAATATGGGGTGTGCCGTTTCAAACGGGACAGCACTTCagactgtgttttaa
- the si:ch73-330k17.3 gene encoding IGFBP domain-containing protein translates to MTTSFRFHLPVAVLIPLLVSQFPFTLKCAEGTELQTLHCPPCERIHCTPRKALKLQCNGGITTGVCGCCPVCAKTEGETCGGKWDYLGKCDEGLVCTYEERQDTEINDQDFKGICQAVLDQPPEDEVCKPECTREFCHANPFEICSAKTLALERKACHGSCQHTACSSCFQIKQTQCNTGCHSTDLPCIRRFGRCVHHEFRDQEETVFQQVQHPSPEENEFDKSS, encoded by the exons ATGACGACGAGTTTCAGGTTTCATTTACCTGTAGCAGTTTTGATTCCTTTACTGGTTTCCCAGTTTCCGTTCACCTTGAAATGTGCTGAAGGGACAGAGCTGCAGACTCTCCACTGCCCCCCATGTGAACGCATCCACTGCACCCCAAGGAAGGCGTTGAAGCTGCAGTGCAACGGAGGCATAACCACAGGAGTTTGTGGGTGCTGCCCAGTCTGTGCCAAGACTGAAGGGGAGACCTGTGGAGGGAAGTGGGACTATCTTGGGAAGTGTGACGAAGGCTTGGTTTGCACGTACGAGGAGAGGCAAGACACTGAGATTAATGACCAGGATTTCAAAGGCATCTGTCAagcag TTTTGGATCAACCACCAGAAGATGAAGTTTGCAAACCTGAGTGTACCAGGGAATTTTGCCATGCCAACCCCTTTGAAATCTGCTCTGCCAA GACACTTGCCCTGGAGAGAAAGGCTTGTCATGGCTCATGCCAGCACACTGCCTGCAGCAGCTGCTTTCAAATCAAACAGACCCAGTGCAATACGGGTTGCCATTCGACTGACCTGCCATGCATTAGGCGCTTCGGGAGATGTGTGCACCATGAGTTCAGGGACCAGGAAGAGACGGTCTTCCAGCAGGTTCAGCAC CCCTCTCCTGAGGAAAATGAGTTTGACAAGTCAAGCTAA